DNA sequence from the Halorussus limi genome:
AAGGTTCGCGGTCGAATAGGTACGTGGGGTCCACCGCCCACGGCCGAATCGGTTCGCCCGCGACCAATTCCGGCAGGACGATGCGGACGAAGTGAACGACCAACACGAGAATCATCGGCCCGAGGAAGATACCGTACCACCCGAACATGAGCGGGCCGAAGATGTACGCCAACATGACGAGTCCGACGTGGAGGTTCCGCCCCGAGACGTAGGGCCGCAACACAAGGTCCGGAATCGTGTCCACGACGACGAGCGAGACGACGAAGAACAGCGCCGGGAACCAGAGGAACGCGGGGTCGGCTAGCGCGGTCTCGATGCCGAGATACGCCGAAACCGGGAAGTACACCAGTTTCATCCCGACGATGGGGATGAGGCTGGCCGCGCCGGTCAGCAGACCCAACAGCGTCGGATACGGGATGACGAGTTCGGTCGGCGCGAACATGTTGAGCGTGTTGTACGACGCCGCGCCGATGGTCCCAGTGAGCAGCGCGTTCAGGATGTTGCCGAAGAAGATGCTGTTGAAGTCCCGGTCGACCGCCCGAACGTACGCCTCCGCGACGCCGCCCTCGTCGCCGAACTGTCGGCGGAAGAACCGCGAGAGTCGGTGGTCGTCGCGGAGCAGGTAGAACGCGATTGCTATCATCACGAACAGGTGGAGGACCGCGTTGCCGATGAACCCGAGATACCCCAGCGCCGAGCGGCCGATCTCCTCGATCAGCGCGGGGTCGGGGTTCGCCAGCAACTCCTCGGGACTCCGGGCCAGCGTCGAAACGTCGATGTAGGGCTGAATCGCCCCCTGTAGCCCGTCTATGTCGGTCTTCTTGGCGATGTTGTTGAACTCCTGTAGCCCGATGGCCGCGGTGTAGGCCATCAGGAGCAACACCGGGAGCGCCAGCGCGAACAGCGCGGTCGCGGCGGCCAGACTCGCCGGACGGATGCGCCGCCGGAGGCGCTTGTACACCGGCCGGGTCGCGTAGTAGAGGAAGATGCCGAAGACGAAGGTGCCGACGAACGAGTAGACGACGTACAGCACCGCCGCTCCCAGCACCAACCCGACCAGCCACCAGCCGATTCGCGTCCGGTCGATGTCCAGACCGCCGACCATACCCAAGCCACTCGGGCGCTCTGGTAAAAATGTTCGCAGTCCGTGGGGTTCGGTTTCGAACCGACGCAAGTTCGCCAACCGACCGATGGCGGTCCGGCCGGCCGCCCCGAGTCCGCCAGACCGGGTGACGGCGCGACGGTACGCCGTCACACCTATTAGACCGGGGAGACATAGCTATCACTACATAGAGGTGGCGAGAGAGTGCCGGGTATCGCCGACTTCCTGACGCAGGTTCCCCTCGACAGCGAGGTGGTTCGCATCGCGCTGGCCGGCGCGCTGGGACTGTTCCTCGGACTGGAGCGCGAGTGGTCACACAAGCCCGCCGGCATCCGGACCTTCACGCTCATCAGCCTGCTCGGTGCGGTGTTCACCCTGCTCGACGAGGACGTTCTCCTCCTGCTCGGTGGCCTGCTCGTCATCGTGCAGGGTATCATGCTCGGCGTGCAGGGGCTGATGGCCGACGAGGAGGAAGAGGAGGGCCTGTCGCTGACGACTTCGGTGTCGATGCTGGTCTCGTTCGGCGTCGGCGCGCTCGTGATGCAGGGGCACATCCTCGTGGGCGTGACGGTGGCGGTGCTGTCGTCGCTGCTGCTCGTCCTCAAGCGCGAACTCCACAGTCTCGCGTGGGGGATGTCCCGGCAGGAGCTCCGGTCGGCCGTCGAGTTCGCCATCCTCGCGTTCGTCATCTACCCGCTCTTGCCCGACGAGCAGTTCGCCTTCGGCATCGAACCCCGCGTGGTCTGGCTGATGGTCGTCACGGTCGCGGCCATCGGCATCGTCAACTACGCCGTCGTGACGACCTACGGCGGCCGAGGAATCGCGGTCACGGGGTTCTTCGGCGGACTCGCGTCCTCGACCGCGGTCGTCGGGACGATGCTCGACCACGTGCGCCAGCGCCCCGAAGCGGCGTCCTACGGCGTGGCGGCCATCCTGCTCGCCGACGCCGCAATGGCGGTCCGGAACCTCGCCATCGCGCTGGCGTTCACCTTCGGCAGCCCGAAGCCGATTCTCTACGGCGCGATACTCCCGCTGGGCACGGTCATCCTCGGAAGCGTGGCCATCGCGGCGTACGCGGCCGACTGGTCCGAGCAGGTGGACATCGACCTCGAGAGCCCGTTCTCGCTCCGGAACGCGCTCGGGTTCGGAGCCATCTTCCTGCTGGTCATCGTGGGCGGCGCGCTCGCCCAACAGCAGTTCGGCTCCGCCGGGTTCTACGTCACCGCGATTCTCTCGGGACTGGTCTCCAGCGCGGGCGCGACCTCCTCGGCGGTCCTGCTCTACATGGGCGGCACTATCGACGCTCAGACCTCCGTCTTCGGCATCCTGCTGGCGACCGCCTCGTCCATCGTCGTGAAGGCCGCGCTGACTGTCTCGGCTCCCGACAAGAGCTTCAGCTATCGGGTCGCGGCGTGGAGCGGCGTCCTGCTCGCGGGGTCGGCGGTCGTCGCGGCGCTGGCGGCGGTGTAGTTCCGTCCCCGGTTCCGTCGGCGGCGGAACCTCGACCGTGACGCCGTCGGTGATTCCGCGCGGCGCAGTGCCAGCAGAAGTCGAACTTCGGACGGAGAGTTCGGACCTCTTGCAATTGTTGCCCGAAGCGCAAGAAACCAATTCAATTAAAGGGTGTCTCTTCATACCCCGTGTCATGGACAGAGACACCGCAGAACCGGCGGTCGAAGACATGCCCGGAAAGCGAGCGGAAGAGTGGGCCGACTACCACCACCAGTTCTCTGCACCGAGCACCTACGTCTACGACTTCGTCTGGGACTTCACCGCGGAGGCGGAGGGACCGTTCTGTACCGACGTGGACGGCAACGTCCTGATGGACTTCACCAGCCACGTCGCGGCCGCGCCGCTGGGGTACAACAACCCCAAAATCATGGAGAAGTTCGAGGAGTTCGACCTCGTGGACCCGACGAAAATCGCGGGGCAGGACTTCTACGCCTCGGGTGGCTGGCCGCCCGAGGACCCGGAACTCCCCGGCCCGACCCAGTTGATGGACCGGCTGACCGACCTGACCAGCCACTACGACATGGACACCGTCTTCCTCTCGAACTCGGGCGCGGAGGCGGTCGAGAACGCCATCAAAATCTGCTACGCGCAGGGCGGCCACCGGGCGTTCACCTTCGACGGCGCGTTCCACGGCCGGACCCTCGGCGCGCTCAGCCTCAACCGCTCGAAGGTCAACCACCGGAAGGGCTACCCCGAAATCGGGGGCGTCGTCTCGGTCCCGTACCCCTCCACATCGAAGGAGTACGAGGAGAAGTGGCTCACCGACGGTCCCGGCGGCAACGTCGTGGCGGACAAACTCGACCCCAAGCAGGGCGTCATCGACCCCGACGAGGTGGCGTACATCATCCTCGAACCCGTGCAGGGCGAGGGCGGCTACCGCGTCCCCCACGACGGGTTCGTCAGCGACCTCGCCGAGATTCGCGAGCGGTACGACGTGAACGTCATCAGCGACGAGATTCAGGCCGGAATGGGCCGGACGGGCGAGATGTGGGGCATCGACCACCTCGACCTCGAACCGGACGTCATCACCTCGGCGAAGGGTCTCCGGGCCGGCGCGACGGTCGCTAACTCCGAAGTGTTCCCGAAGGAGAAGGCGCGGCTCTCCTCGACGTGGGGCGCGGGCAAAATCGTGGACTCGATGCAGGGCGTGTTCACCGTCGACGCCATCCGCGAGTACGACCTGCTCGACAACGTGACCGAGCGCGGCCGCCAGATGACCGAACTCCTCGAAGACGCCGAACTCCCGAACGTCATCGACGTGCGGGGCCGCGGCCTGATGCTCGCGGTCGAGTTCGACACCCAGGAGCGCCGCGAAGCGGTCGTCAAGGCCGCCCTCAAGCGCGGCCTGCTGACCCTCGGCTGTGGCCACAAGACGCTCCGACTCCTGCCGCCGCTCGACGTGACCGAGCGCGAAATCGAACTCGCCTTCGACCTGTTCAGCGCCGCGGTCGAAGACGTGGCCTGAGCGGTCTCTCGGGCGTTCGTTCTCTCTCGGCTACTGGTTCTCTCGCGGGCCGTCGTTCTCCGTCGAACATTCGTCCTCTCTCGGTCTCGGTTCGCTCGGCAACGGTCTCGGTACTCTCAGCCTCAGTTTGGTTCGCTGGGCCTCCCTCTTCCGAATCGCTGCTCCGCCATGCTACTCCAGCGCCAGAAGGTGATACGCCGACTCGCCGGTCTGAGCGACGACGTAGAGGACGCCGTCGTCGAGCGTCGGGCCGGGGCCGACGCGGCCGTGGAAACTCCGTTCGAACCGGACCGCCGGACCGTCGGCCAGCGGCACCGACTTCGGTGTCGGGTCGAGCGCGTAGAGGGCGTCGCCGCCGACGAACAGCGTGTCGCGGCCGAGCGCCGGCGCGGTGTGTCGCCAGTCGCCCGTGTCGAACCGCCACCGCTCCTCGCCGGTGTCCGTGTCGAGCGCGCGGAGGTCGTCCGTGCCGTTCGCGTAGAGATGGTCTTCGACGGCCAAGCCGCCGTCCGCCCATCCCGTCTCCGTCGCCCAGTCGACGTCTCGTCGGGGCACGTTTTCGAGGAGGATGCCGTACGTCCGGCCGTCGCGACAGTTGACGTAGACCGCGTCGGTGTCGGCCGTCGGCGGGGACCTCGGCACGGCGGGAAAGTTCCACTCGCCCGCGGCGACGCCCTCGGGACCGACGAGAAACAGTTTCCCGGCCTCGCTGGCGACCGCGACGTAGTGCCCGAAGTGGACGGCGGGGGACCCGAGGAGTCGACCGAACAACTGGCGCGACCAGTCGGTCTCGCCGGTCTCGGGGTCGAGAGCGAAGAGGGTCTCGTCCGCGGGGACGTAGAGTCGCTTTCCGGCGTAGGTCGCGGGCGCTCGCACCGAGACATCCTCGCCGAGCGTCCGCTTCCAGCGCGGTTCGCCGGTCGGGGCGTCGAGCGCGACGACGCCGTCCGTCGTCCCGGCGTAGAGCGTCTCGCCGCGAACGAGCGGGAGCGTCCGAATCTCGGGGGCGCGCCACGCCTCGGACCCGTCGGCGGCGTCGAGGGCGCGGAGGCCGTCGGAGAGGTAGTAGACGCGGCCGCCCGCCGCGATTGGTTCGTGCTGGCGCAGTTGAGGCACCTCGACGCGCCACCGCTCGGTCACGCCGTCGGTCGGGGCCTTCCCGTCCCCGACCGCGCGGGTGTTTCCGGCGTTACAGCCGAAACTCGACCAGTCGCCGTTCGCGCCGTAGGCGTGTCCGTCGGGGTCCGGTAGCTCTTCGACGCCGGACTTCGGCGGGTCGTTCGGCGTCGCGGTGCATCCGGCGAGCGTCGTCGCTCCGAGGGCGGCGAGGAACGTCCGTCGAGAGGGCATACGCTCGCCGTCTCGTTCGAGGAGGATAGGTTTTCTCACACGTTTCGGGCGTCGGTCCCCGGCGGGCGCTTCGCCAGATTCCCGACAAGATTGATAACGGGAATCCCCGATGTTACGACCATGTATCAGCTCAGCGATTCCCTCCGCGAGGAGTCCTCCCCGGTTGCGAGGCTCCTCGGCGCGATTCGGAGTCGGGTCGCGGGCGCGCTCGGCGTGGTCGCGGTCCTCGCCGTCGTCGCGCTTCCGGACCCGCTCCCGGCGCTCCCGCCCGGGGCCTACGCGGTCGTGGGCGCGGTCGAAGGTATCGGTCTCGCGGTCGCGGCCGAGAACCTCATGTGGCGGCCCGCCAAGCGGTTCGACTGGGCGCGCGCGAGCAGACGAGTCGGCGGCGTCGCCGCGGCGGCCGCGCTGTTCGTCGTCGCCATGGCCGCGCTCGGCGTGGACCTCGGGCCGCGCGACCGGGCGCTGTTGGCCGGGTTCTGCCTCTCGGGACCGGCCGCCATCGCCGCGCTCGACTACCTCAAGGCGCGGGTGCAGGCCGACCTGCTCGGGAGCGAGTCGGCGACGTGACTCGCCGGCCCCGCCGACCGACGTGACGTTTTAGTCACCCCGGCTACTTCTCTCGCGGTATGAGTCAACTCGCAGCACGCGAACCCGAAGTGCGGAGCTTCGAGGCGACCGTCACGGACGTGGACGGCCGCGCGGTCACGCTGGACGAGAGCCACTTCTACGCCGAGAGCGGCGGCCAACCCGCCGACCGCGGAACCCTCGGCGGAGTCGCAGTCGCGGACGTCCAGAAGCGTGACGGCGAAATCGTCCACCGCCTCGCCGACGACCCCGACTTCGCGGTCGGCGAGACGGTCCGGGCGGAGATAGACGACGAGTTCCGGACCTACTGTGCCCGCGCTCACACCGCGAGCCACGTCCTCTACGGCGCCGGCCGCAAGGTGCTGGACGAACTGGGCTACGGCGGGTTCGACATCGGCGAGGAGAAGGTCAGGGTGGACTTCACCACCGCGACCGACATCACCGACGAGACGCTGGCCGAACTGGAGCGCCTGACCAACCGGGCGGTCTGGGACTCGCTGGCCGTGTCGTGGGAGGAGATTCCCGAGGCGGAGGCGCGCGAACGCGACGAGGTGGCGTTCAACACCAAGACCGAGGAGGGCGTGATGAGCGAGTCCGACACCGTGCGCGTGGTCAGCGTGGACGGGTGGGACTGGGCGGCCTGCGGGGGCACCCACGTCACCAACACCCGCGAAATCGGTCCCGTGACCCTCCTCGGCCGGTCGAACCCCGGAGAAGGGCTGACCCGCGTGGAGTTCGCGGTCGGCCCGACCGCCATCCGCCGCCGGGCCGCGGACGTGCGCGCCGCCCGCGAGGCCGCCCGAACCCTCGACGTGGGCATGGGCGAACTCCCCGAAGCGGCCGAGCGCGTCGCCGAGCAGGTCGAACGACTAGAGGCCGACCTCGCGGACGCCAAAGAGGACCTGCTCGACGCGCGCCTCGCGGACCTCCGGGAGGAGTCGGTCGAGCGCGACGGCGGGGAGTGGTTGGTCGGCACCGTCTCGGAGTTCGGCCCGAACGAGGTCGCCGACCGCGCCCGCGAGGCGGTCGGCGACGACGGCGGTTCGCCCGACGCGGTGGTCCTCGCGGGCGAGGACGGCGCGACGTTCGTCGTGGCCGCGACCGGCGGCGACCCCGACGCCGGCGACGTGGTGGACGACGTGACCGCGGAGTTCGGCGGCGGGGGCGGCGGCAGTCCGACCTTCGCGCAGGGCGGCGGTCTCGACGCCGGCCCGGAGGCGGTCGTGTCGTTCCTGCGGGAATAATCGAGATATATAGTTCGTTCTCTAGGCAATATTTTTGCACCTGAGAGAATGAATTTCATTTCTTTCCTCCGTTCGACTCTCCGCACCGTCTCCCCACCGACCGCTTTCGCACCGAACCGAGAACAGGCAACTTTTTCCACGCTCTCCCCGACGGTAGCGGTATGAACCTCTCCGACGAGCAACGGGCCATCCGCGAGGTCGTGCGGGAGTTCGCGGTCGAGGAGATTCGCCCGACCGCGGCCGAGTGCGACGAGGAGCAGTCGTTCCCCGAAGACGTCTGGGACGGCCTCGCCGACCTCGACATGACCAGCCTCACGGTCCCCGAGGAGTACGGGGGTCTCGACGTGGACCGCCTGACCTACAGCGTCGTCAACGAGGAGGTCGCCTACGGGATGCTCTCGGTAGCGACCGCGCTCTCGGTCCACAGCCTCGCGACCTCCTGCATCGCGGAGTTCGGCGACGAGGACCAGAAAGAGCGGTGGCTCCCCGACATGGCCGAGGGCCGCCCGGTCGGCGCGTTCGCGCTCTCGGAACCGCAGGCCGGGTCGAACCCCGCCGAGATGACCACCGAGGCGAAGCGAGAGGGCGACGAGTACGTCATAAACGGCAAGAAGCAGTGGATAACCAACGGCCAGCGCGCGGGCGTCGTCGTCCTGTTCGCCAAGACCGACCGCGACGACCCCCGGTCGGTCACGCAGTTCGTCGTCCCCAAAGACGCCGACGGACTGGAGGTCGGCAAGAAGGAGGACAAACTCGGCCTGCGGGCGAGCGACACCACCAGCCTGATTTTCGACGACGTGCGCATTCCGGCGGAGAACCGCCTGACCGAGGAGGGCAAGGGACTGTCGGCGGCGTTCCACATCCTGACCGGCGGGCGCATCGGCATCGCCAGTCAGTCGGTCGGACTGGCCCAGTCCGCGCTCGACGAGGCCGTCGCGTACGCCAAGGACCGCGAGCAGTTCGACAAGCCCATCGCCGACATCCAGACCATCCGGCACAAAATCGCCGACATGAAGACCCAACTGGAGGCCGCGCGCCTGCTGACCCGCGACGCCGCCCGGCGCGACGACGAGGGAGAGAGCGTCGAGATGGCCGCCAGCATGGCGAAGTACTTCGCCAGCGAGGCCGCGGTGGACGTGACCAACGAGGCGGTCCAGATTCACGGCGGCTACGGCTACACCACCGACTTCGACGTGGAACGACTCTATCGGGACTCGAAGATTACGACCATCTACGAGGGCACTTCCGAAATTCAGAAGAAGGTCATCGCCCGGAACGTGTTGGAATAGCGCCGCTTCCCGGCAGACTTATCGGGGTCCGCCGAAACGCCGATAAACGAAATGGTCGTTTCCGAAGAATCGGTCCTGGTGGACTTCGACGCCGACGCCGCGCTCGCGGCCGCCCGCGAGGCGAGCGACGAGTCGGTTCGGCTCTGCGTGGAGTACACGCCCGAGGAGTTTCACACGCTCTGGGCCGACGAGACGACGATGGCGACGTACGCCGGGGACGAAGACGAGATGCGCGACCACTTCGAGGAGGTCCACAGGTACGTCCACGTGGATTTCACCGAGCGTGACCTGTTCGCCGACATCCTCCGCGACGCCGGCGAGATTCGGGCGTTCGTGACCTACGCGGAGAACGGCACGTTCGTCCGGACTCTGCTCGGCCAGCAGGGACTGTTCCTCTCGCTGGCCCCCGATACCGATGTCACGGCGGTCGTACAGGCGGTCGAATCGCGAGTGGAGTAGTCGGCGACGGACCGCGCCGACGCCGGGCGTGACGACCACGACCGACACCCCTTTTTCGGCGCCTACCGTATCGCAGGGCGTGACCGAAACTGACGCCAGCGACGCAGAGGCGGTCGTCTACGACTTGGACGGGACGCTCGTCCGCCTCGCGGTGGACTGGGAAGACGTGGAGCGCCGACTGGCCGACCTGCTGGAACGCGAGGGCGTGGACGCCGACCCGCTGAGCGCGTGGGACCTCCTCTCGGCCGCCGAGGAGTTGGGCGTCGGCGGCGAGGCCGACGCCCTCATCGCGGCGGCGGAACGCGACGGGGCCGAGGTCTCCGAGCGCCTGCCCCTCGCCGACGAACTCCTCGACCGCGAGATGCCGGTGGGCGTCTGCTCGCTCAACCACGAGGAGGCGGTCCGAATCGCGCTCGACCGCCACGACCTCACCGAACACGTCGAGAGCGTCGTGGGTCGGGGCACCGTGCCCGAGCGCAAGCCCCATCCGAGGGCGTTGCTGGCGGCGGTCGAGGAGTTGGGCGTCGAACCCGAGGACGTGCTGTTCGTCGGCGACTCGGCGAGCGACGAGGAGACCGCAGAACGGGCCGGGACGCAGTTCGAGTGGGTCTAATTTTCGGACTTCGAGGCGGTGTCTTCCGCCGCTGAGGCGTCTTCCACCCGTCTCGCGTACAGGAAAACCCCTACCGCGACGACGAACCAGACGAGTGCGCCGACCCGAATCGCGAACTCGGCCCGGGCCGCCCACGTCGGCAGCGAGACCCCGACGAGCCACGCGACGACGGCGACCACGGGCGCACCGACGACGATGGTGACGACGAAGGTGGTCTGCATCACCCACCCGTAATCGACGCCTTCGGGGTCGTGAGTCTCGACTGGTTCGGGCACGTCCGAAAGGCGGGACGCTCGGGGCTTAAACGTTGCACTCTCGTTCCGACACGGCTCAACTCTCGACTTCCTCGACCGAGACCGTCCGCATCTCGTCGTCCTCTCGCTCCCGTTCGACCCGCAGTTGGATGCCCTGCTCGCGGTCGCTCTCCTCGACAGTGTGGACCACCTTCGGCGTCGCGGCGGCGTCGAGCATCGTCATCTCCTCGCCCTCGTTGACGAGGCTGTAACCGCTCTCGACGCAGTGGCCCATGAGCGCGCAGTCGCGGGTGTGAGAGCGGGCCGCCGCCAGCAGGTCGTCGCGGGCGTTCTTGCGCACGCAGCCGTTGTCGATGACGTACCCCTCGACCGTCTCGGAGTTCGTCGTCTCTCCGGCAACCATCGCGTCCGCCTAGTACCGACCCACACTTGCATTCTCTGGCCAGGAAACCGCCGGTCGCCCGGCGGAACTATCACGAACGACCGGAACCGAACAGGTTTAACACACCGCGTACCAGTTCCCGAACATGGCGACGACGGTTCAGGACCTCGCGGAGATGGCAGGGGACGAGGAGATAACGATGCTGACCGCCTACGACGCGCCGACCGCGGCAATCGTAGACGAGGCCGGCGTCGACGTGATTCTGGTCGGCGACAGCATGGGCAACGCGGTGCTGGGCCACGACTCGACGCTCCCCGTGACCGTGTCGGAGATGCAGAGCCGGACCGCCGCGGTCGCCCGCGCGACCGGCGACGCGATGGTGGTCGCGGACATGCCGTTTCTGAGCTACGGCGTGGACGAGGGCGAGGCCGTCGAGAACTGCGGCCGAATGCTCAAGGAGGCCGAGGCCAACGCGGTCAAACTGGAGAGCGGTCCGCACACCGTCGAACTCACCGAGCGACTCGTGGACCTCGGGATTCCCGTGATGGCGCACCTCGGTCTGACGCCCCAGCGCGTCAACCAACTCGGGGGCTACTTCCGGCAGGGCACCGACGAGGAGAGCGCCGGGGAGATGCTTGAACTCGCTAAGGCCCACGAGGAGGCCGGAGCCTTCTCGCTGGTCCTCGAACACGTCCCCTCGAACGTCGCGGCACAGATAACCGAGGCCATCGACATCCCCACCATCGGCATCGGCGCCGGTCCGGACACCGACGGACAGGTCCTCGTGTTGAACGACGTGTTCGGCCTGAGCGACCGGAGTCCGTACTTCTCCGAGCAGTTCGGCGACGTGAAAAGCGAGATGGAGCGGGCCGTCGCCGGCTTCCGCGAGGCGGTCGAGTCGGGCGAGTTCCCGGCCGAGGAACACAGCTACAGCGAAGACGAGATAGACGAGATTTACTGAGCGCGCTCACCGACCGGCGTCTTTCTTTCGAGACGAGCATCGCGTCCGGTGGTGCCCGTCAAATTCCCGCGTCGTCCAGAAACTCGCCGAGAGCGGCGTTGAACCCCTCGGGGTCCTCCAGCATGGCGAGGTGGGCCGCGCCCTGCACCTCGCGGTACCGGCCGCCGGGAATCGCGTCGGCGAGCGACTCGTGGTACTCCGGCGGGGTGAGGTGGTCGTGTTCGCCGACGAGCGCGAGCGTCGGGACCTCGATTCGGGAGAGGTCGTCCCGAACGTCGAAGACGTGGCAGGTCTCGAAGTCCCGGCGGGTCACGCGCTGGCCGACCTCCTTCATCGCCTCGGTCGAAAGCTCGACGTACCGCGAGTCGGCGTCGTGGAACAGGCGGTCCTCGCCGTGGAGGAACTCGACCGCGCGGTCGAAGTCAGAGTCGAGCCAGCGCCGGAGGTCGGCCAGCACGGGGAGTTTCGCCCCCGTCCCGGCGAGGACGAGACCGTCGAGGCCGTGGTCGCGCTCGATTGCGAGTTGGAGCGCGACCGCGCCGCCCAGCGAGTTGCCGACCAGCACGCCCGCGTCGGTCTCCTCGGCGACCGCCAGCACGTCGTCGGCGTAGGCCGAGAGGGTCTCCCACCCGGGGTCGGCGTCGAAGTCCTCGGACTCGCCGTGGCCGCTCAGGTCGAGCGCGACCACCGGTCGCCGGCTCGCCAGTCTTCCGAGTTGCCCCTTCCAGACCTCGTGCGTGCCGCCGGACCCGTGGACACAGAGGAGCGGCGACCCCTCGCCGCCGCGGTCGGCCACTCGGTAGGCCGTCGTGCGTCCGTGGTGCGTGACCTGTTGCATGCGACGAGGTTCGTGTGCGCGAGACAAAACACCCCCGGTCGGTTCGCGGAGGGTCGAGACGATTCTTCGCGCCCGACCGCTTCCTGAACCGCAATTCACCTCTCGAAATCCCACCCCTACGCCTTACCGTGATTAGTCGGGGAAAGGTTTAAGTACTTGAACCACTAACTTCTGGTTAGGATTAGAATGTCATTGAAGCACATCACCGAACGTGACGACGTGTTCACCCGGCGCTACGAGTACGAAGACGCCGAGGTCCTCGCGGCCGACCTCGGGGTCACGGGCGACGCCTCCGTGGACGTTCTCGACGACACCGCAATCGTCGTCTTCGACGGCGACGAGGAGACTCAGCAGGTCGAGTTCCAACTGCCCGACGGAGGGGCGGAAGCGTTTATCACCAACGGCGTCCTCACTATCGAGGTGGGACTATGAAGCTCACCGTCAAGCCGTTGAAACAGAAGGACGCCGGGCGCGGACTGGCCGCGGTAGACCGCCAGTCGATGCACGAACTCGGCGTCGAAAACGGCGATTACATCGTCATCGAGGGGAAGAATCAGGGTCGGGCGGTGGCCCGCGTCTGGCCGGGCTACCCCGAAGACGAGGGACGGAGCATCGTCCGCATCGACGGGCAACTCCGACAGGAGGCCGGGGTCGGCATCGACGACA
Encoded proteins:
- the panB gene encoding 3-methyl-2-oxobutanoate hydroxymethyltransferase codes for the protein MATTVQDLAEMAGDEEITMLTAYDAPTAAIVDEAGVDVILVGDSMGNAVLGHDSTLPVTVSEMQSRTAAVARATGDAMVVADMPFLSYGVDEGEAVENCGRMLKEAEANAVKLESGPHTVELTERLVDLGIPVMAHLGLTPQRVNQLGGYFRQGTDEESAGEMLELAKAHEEAGAFSLVLEHVPSNVAAQITEAIDIPTIGIGAGPDTDGQVLVLNDVFGLSDRSPYFSEQFGDVKSEMERAVAGFREAVESGEFPAEEHSYSEDEIDEIY
- a CDS encoding alpha/beta fold hydrolase; the encoded protein is MQQVTHHGRTTAYRVADRGGEGSPLLCVHGSGGTHEVWKGQLGRLASRRPVVALDLSGHGESEDFDADPGWETLSAYADDVLAVAEETDAGVLVGNSLGGAVALQLAIERDHGLDGLVLAGTGAKLPVLADLRRWLDSDFDRAVEFLHGEDRLFHDADSRYVELSTEAMKEVGQRVTRRDFETCHVFDVRDDLSRIEVPTLALVGEHDHLTPPEYHESLADAIPGGRYREVQGAAHLAMLEDPEGFNAALGEFLDDAGI
- a CDS encoding DUF7127 family protein, with the protein product MSLKHITERDDVFTRRYEYEDAEVLAADLGVTGDASVDVLDDTAIVVFDGDEETQQVEFQLPDGGAEAFITNGVLTIEVGL